The proteins below come from a single Gimesia alba genomic window:
- a CDS encoding secondary thiamine-phosphate synthase enzyme YjbQ, with protein sequence MAWIQKQIRLPALRRGFHLVTREVLSEIPELSQIDVGIMHVFIMHTSASLSINENADPDVPVDLEMAFNKIAPESFPYVHTCEGPDDMPAHVKASMIGNSLTIPISGGRLCLGTWQGIYLCEHRNHGGSRRLVVTIQGE encoded by the coding sequence ATGGCCTGGATTCAAAAGCAGATTCGACTTCCTGCCTTAAGACGGGGCTTTCATCTCGTAACACGTGAAGTGCTGAGCGAAATTCCCGAGTTATCACAAATTGATGTTGGCATCATGCATGTTTTTATTATGCATACGTCAGCTTCACTGTCGATCAATGAAAATGCCGACCCGGATGTACCCGTTGATCTGGAGATGGCCTTTAACAAGATCGCTCCCGAATCGTTTCCGTATGTGCATACCTGCGAAGGCCCCGATGATATGCCCGCGCATGTCAAAGCCTCAATGATTGGGAATTCGCTTACGATTCCGATCAGTGGCGGCCGACTCTGTCTAGGCACGTGGCAGGGAATCTATCTCTGCGAGCACCGTAACCACGGCGGTAGTCGTCGTCTGGTGGTAACGATTCAGGGCGAGTAA
- the aroC gene encoding chorismate synthase: MAGNSFGQAFRITTAGESHGPGNVVIIDGVPPGIPISVEDLLVDLNRRKPGQSKIVTQRKEADHPEILSGVFEGVTTGTSLAILIRNEDQRSKDYGDIKDKYRPGHADYTYDAKYGFRDYRGGGRSSARETNVRVAAGVVAKKILAAAFGGRILGYVTQVGHLKAEIADPTLITADHVEQFSDGSLNPVRCPDHDLARQMIEFINQVRKEGDSIGGVAEIVAINVPAGLGEPVFDKLKADIAKALFSIPAVLGVEYGSGFGCATMRGSQNNDHFIAEAGEDAPIITTDTNRHGGSLGGISTGQPLVFRAAVKPTSSLLIEQPTVTKQGEPTTIRTKGRHDPCLLPRFVPIAEAMIAITLADHWLRWRAQCEAAPDRTHND; this comes from the coding sequence ATGGCAGGAAATTCTTTTGGACAAGCGTTTCGGATTACGACAGCTGGTGAAAGCCACGGTCCGGGCAATGTGGTGATTATTGATGGTGTTCCTCCGGGAATTCCGATCAGCGTGGAAGATCTGCTCGTCGATCTCAACCGTCGCAAGCCAGGTCAAAGTAAGATTGTGACCCAGCGGAAAGAAGCCGACCATCCTGAGATTCTCTCCGGAGTGTTTGAAGGCGTTACTACGGGCACCTCACTCGCGATTCTGATTCGGAACGAAGATCAGCGTAGTAAAGATTACGGCGATATCAAAGACAAGTACCGCCCCGGCCATGCAGATTACACGTATGATGCCAAATATGGCTTCCGTGATTATCGAGGTGGCGGGCGATCCAGTGCGCGTGAAACGAATGTCCGTGTCGCAGCCGGAGTCGTTGCCAAGAAGATCCTGGCAGCTGCGTTTGGCGGACGGATTTTGGGTTACGTGACTCAGGTGGGTCACTTAAAGGCCGAGATTGCAGATCCCACTTTGATTACCGCCGATCACGTCGAACAGTTTTCCGATGGTAGTTTGAACCCGGTGCGTTGTCCCGATCATGATCTGGCTCGTCAGATGATCGAATTCATCAATCAGGTAAGAAAAGAAGGCGATTCCATAGGCGGAGTCGCAGAAATCGTGGCCATCAACGTTCCCGCGGGATTGGGAGAGCCGGTCTTCGATAAGTTGAAAGCCGACATCGCCAAAGCCTTGTTCAGCATTCCCGCTGTTCTGGGAGTGGAATACGGATCGGGTTTTGGATGTGCGACAATGCGGGGCAGTCAGAATAATGATCACTTCATCGCTGAAGCTGGAGAAGACGCTCCGATTATTACCACAGACACCAACCGGCATGGAGGAAGTCTGGGTGGCATTTCAACAGGACAGCCTCTTGTGTTTCGTGCTGCGGTCAAGCCGACCAGCAGCCTGTTGATCGAACAACCAACTGTGACAAAACAGGGCGAGCCGACAACCATCCGAACCAAAGGGCGACATGACCCCTGTCTGTTGCCTCGATTTGTTCCGATTGCCGAAGCGATGATTGCAATTACGCTTGCCGATCATTGGTTGCGTTGGCGTGCCCAATGTGAAGCGGCTCCCGATCGCACTCACAACGATTAA
- a CDS encoding DUF1614 domain-containing protein, whose translation MPQQQPNNLQSAQLSGCMILTLMIFFGCMMPLIFVDLAESALRNLHLSPQAAVLVLIGMIFGSLFNFPIARFPLDKEVNVPMFESLAGLQLMPQMKKLRQEAIIAVNLGGCIIPVLLAVWLSKFIIAAGPTSIIVTVAGICLNTMICYRMARLVPGMGIAMPVLIPPLTAVIATWFGFGIVGPMLGDLGVDFRPLYAPVAFVIGISGPLLGADLLHWKDFKKLEAPSISIGGAGTWDGIVLSGMIASLLA comes from the coding sequence GTGCCCCAACAGCAACCGAATAATCTTCAATCTGCCCAGTTATCGGGCTGCATGATTCTGACCCTGATGATCTTTTTTGGCTGCATGATGCCTTTGATCTTTGTCGATCTGGCGGAATCGGCATTACGCAATCTGCACCTCAGTCCTCAAGCAGCAGTTCTGGTGCTAATCGGCATGATCTTCGGATCATTGTTTAACTTTCCGATCGCCCGCTTCCCGCTTGATAAAGAAGTCAATGTCCCGATGTTTGAATCGCTGGCGGGGCTGCAACTGATGCCACAAATGAAAAAATTGCGTCAGGAAGCGATTATCGCCGTCAATCTGGGAGGCTGTATCATTCCCGTTCTTCTGGCGGTCTGGCTCTCGAAATTTATCATTGCTGCTGGCCCGACATCCATCATCGTCACGGTAGCTGGAATTTGTCTCAATACTATGATCTGCTATCGTATGGCACGTCTGGTACCCGGTATGGGAATCGCCATGCCCGTCTTGATTCCACCACTGACCGCCGTGATCGCAACCTGGTTTGGCTTTGGCATCGTGGGTCCTATGCTGGGAGATTTAGGAGTCGATTTCCGGCCTTTGTATGCACCCGTCGCTTTTGTAATCGGCATCTCAGGTCCACTGCTGGGTGCAGATCTATTACACTGGAAAGATTTCAAAAAACTGGAAGCTCCTTCGATCAGCATCGGCGGGGCGGGAACCTGGGACGGAATTGTGCTGTCTGGCATGATTGCCTCACTCCTTGCTTAG
- a CDS encoding sulfite exporter TauE/SafE family protein, with product MDWWQNLLLAGVGILAGILNVLAGGGSLIVMPTMVFLGIPGAVANGTIRIAILGQNLTAIAGFRHKGFSDFRLSFSLALCALPGAFLGAFLGSKLNNTWFNRVLAIVMLGVLVWMILSKRKKKATPDTPEATSSAESDSNSQPPAIHHENTLTGHLLMVLAGFYGGFIQAGIGFILIAIMNGAMKIDLLRTNMHKVFIVAMYTLAAIGIFAWQGKIDWVTGFILMLGMSAGGWIGSNLAVKKGESFIRAVLYTAIVCMSIKLLFT from the coding sequence ATGGACTGGTGGCAAAATCTCTTATTGGCGGGCGTAGGCATTCTTGCCGGCATCTTGAATGTCCTGGCTGGCGGGGGTTCCTTAATTGTCATGCCAACGATGGTGTTTCTGGGAATTCCCGGCGCTGTGGCGAATGGCACGATCCGCATTGCGATTCTAGGGCAGAACTTGACCGCCATTGCCGGTTTCCGCCACAAAGGGTTTTCTGATTTCCGGCTCAGCTTCTCATTAGCCCTCTGTGCTCTTCCGGGTGCGTTTCTGGGAGCATTTCTGGGATCAAAACTCAATAACACCTGGTTCAACCGTGTGCTGGCGATCGTGATGCTTGGTGTCCTCGTTTGGATGATTCTCAGTAAACGCAAAAAGAAAGCAACACCAGATACGCCTGAGGCTACTTCCTCAGCAGAATCGGATTCGAACTCGCAGCCTCCAGCAATTCATCATGAGAACACTCTAACCGGCCACCTGTTGATGGTCCTCGCGGGCTTTTATGGTGGTTTTATTCAGGCAGGCATCGGATTTATTCTGATTGCGATTATGAATGGCGCGATGAAAATCGATCTGCTGCGAACCAATATGCATAAGGTGTTTATTGTTGCGATGTACACGTTAGCCGCGATTGGAATCTTCGCCTGGCAGGGAAAAATTGACTGGGTTACAGGCTTCATTCTGATGTTGGGAATGTCCGCCGGAGGTTGGATTGGTTCGAATCTGGCTGTCAAAAAAGGGGAATCTTTCATTCGTGCCGTGTTATACACGGCTATTGTTTGTATGTCGATCAAACTATTATTCACTTAA
- a CDS encoding M28 family peptidase, translated as MPFPLCLLACAPAAEPVTKPEFDAGRSYEYLKSICRLKSRISGSPGMAAQQKLISEHFRKLKAQVQFQSFDAPHPLNGTPVRMNNMIVSWYPKAKKRILLACHYDTRPFPDRDRRQPQGLFIGANDGASGVAFLMELGNVMHNLKISQDYGVDFVFFDGEELVYRENDPYFLGSKYFANQYKTEPRDYEYVYGILFDMIADKNLAIYMEKNSLKYAPQLTRSIWEAAQRVGIKQFIPQAKFEIRDDHLPLNEIARIPTCDIIDFDYPAWHTTRDIPRYCSGASMAKVGKVLIYWLQNAP; from the coding sequence GTGCCGTTTCCGCTCTGCCTGTTGGCCTGTGCTCCCGCTGCCGAACCAGTCACCAAACCGGAATTTGATGCCGGCCGCTCCTATGAGTACCTGAAATCCATCTGCCGCCTCAAATCACGTATCAGCGGGTCGCCCGGCATGGCGGCTCAACAAAAATTGATCTCGGAACATTTCAGAAAGCTGAAAGCCCAGGTTCAATTTCAGTCGTTTGACGCTCCACATCCCTTAAATGGGACTCCCGTGCGGATGAATAACATGATTGTCAGTTGGTATCCCAAAGCAAAAAAACGGATTCTGCTGGCCTGCCACTACGACACGCGACCGTTCCCCGACCGCGACCGGAGACAACCGCAGGGGCTTTTTATTGGCGCAAATGATGGTGCCAGCGGCGTCGCTTTCCTGATGGAATTGGGAAATGTGATGCACAACTTGAAAATCAGCCAAGACTATGGTGTTGACTTCGTGTTTTTCGATGGTGAAGAACTCGTCTATCGTGAAAACGACCCGTATTTCCTTGGTTCAAAGTATTTTGCCAATCAATACAAAACAGAACCACGGGATTATGAATACGTCTATGGCATTCTGTTTGACATGATTGCCGATAAAAACCTGGCCATCTATATGGAAAAAAACAGCCTTAAGTATGCCCCCCAACTGACGCGCAGTATCTGGGAAGCCGCTCAAAGAGTGGGTATTAAGCAATTCATCCCACAAGCCAAATTTGAAATCCGAGACGATCATTTACCCTTGAATGAAATTGCACGAATTCCCACCTGTGATATTATCGACTTTGATTACCCCGCGTGGCATACCACACGAGATATTCCACGCTACTGCTCAGGGGCCAGTATGGCAAAAGTGGGAAAAGTACTCATCTACTGGTTGCAGAATGCTCCCTGA
- a CDS encoding cytochrome ubiquinol oxidase subunit I, with protein MIDSILLHRVQFAFTVSYHYLFPQLTMGLALLIFILKTMGLRGNPWADAAARFWLKIFGLTFLMGVVTGIPLEFQFGTNWSQLVKKTGSILGQTLAMEGIFAFFLESTFLYLLIFGEKKLGRIAHWIVSFLLLVGTWLSGYFIICTNAFLQHPVGYWIDEQGVFHLTSIWALLSNPWAIKQYLHTMTGSVITGSFTMASIGAYHLLRGEHLEITRRYLSVAVIVGFLASIIAAAPTGDWEAKQVQKHQPVKFSAMEGHFHTEDGAGLVLIGQPNLEELKIDNPIIIPKVLSFLTYDSWNATVKGLTDYDRALWPDNIELLYFSYHIMAGLGTLFIALMGLCLLLVWKRKLHTSRTILWLLMLSLPFPFIANTAGWFTAEIGRQPWLIYGLMKTTDGASQNISQGNIMFTLLGFMGLYLFLSVLYFFLTTRIINQGPEAIKLNQSDSAAEAGT; from the coding sequence ATGATTGATTCAATATTACTTCACCGAGTCCAGTTTGCTTTCACCGTTTCTTACCATTATCTGTTCCCCCAATTGACAATGGGCCTGGCCCTGTTGATCTTCATACTCAAGACCATGGGCTTGAGAGGAAACCCCTGGGCTGATGCGGCGGCTCGCTTCTGGCTCAAAATATTTGGCCTGACATTTCTGATGGGCGTTGTCACAGGCATCCCCCTTGAATTTCAATTTGGTACCAACTGGTCCCAACTTGTGAAAAAGACAGGATCGATCTTGGGACAAACCCTGGCAATGGAAGGGATCTTCGCGTTTTTTCTGGAATCGACGTTCCTGTATCTCCTGATCTTCGGCGAGAAAAAACTGGGAAGAATCGCTCACTGGATCGTGTCGTTCCTGCTTTTGGTGGGAACATGGCTCAGCGGTTACTTCATCATCTGCACGAACGCCTTTCTGCAGCACCCGGTAGGATATTGGATTGACGAGCAGGGTGTTTTCCATCTGACTAGTATTTGGGCACTCCTCAGTAACCCTTGGGCGATCAAACAGTACCTGCATACCATGACAGGCTCTGTCATCACCGGCAGTTTTACGATGGCTTCGATCGGTGCCTATCATTTACTGCGCGGAGAACATCTGGAAATCACCCGGCGGTACCTCTCCGTGGCTGTGATTGTTGGGTTTCTTGCCAGTATCATCGCCGCCGCCCCGACCGGTGACTGGGAAGCCAAGCAGGTCCAAAAACATCAACCAGTCAAATTTTCCGCGATGGAAGGGCACTTTCACACCGAAGACGGCGCCGGCCTGGTCCTGATCGGTCAGCCCAATCTGGAAGAGCTCAAAATTGATAATCCGATCATCATCCCCAAAGTACTTTCTTTCCTGACGTATGATAGCTGGAATGCGACAGTCAAAGGCCTGACCGACTACGATCGCGCACTCTGGCCCGATAATATCGAATTACTCTATTTCTCCTATCACATCATGGCCGGCCTGGGAACGCTTTTCATCGCCTTAATGGGACTATGTTTGCTGTTGGTCTGGAAACGGAAGCTACATACCAGTCGTACCATTCTCTGGCTGCTCATGCTCTCACTGCCGTTCCCGTTTATCGCGAATACGGCAGGCTGGTTTACGGCAGAGATTGGACGCCAGCCCTGGTTAATTTACGGATTGATGAAAACCACAGATGGCGCCTCTCAAAATATTTCGCAGGGAAATATCATGTTCACCTTGCTGGGCTTTATGGGACTCTACCTGTTTTTGTCCGTGTTGTACTTCTTTCTCACAACTCGGATTATCAATCAGGGGCCTGAAGCAATAAAGCTCAATCAATCAGACTCTGCAGCGGAGGCAGGCACGTAG
- the cydB gene encoding cytochrome d ubiquinol oxidase subunit II yields METVWYILLLLMISTYLVLDGFDLGIGVLHLFLAKNRPEQKQIIQSIAPVWDGNEVWLIAAGGTMMMAFPGFLSALFSGFYLPLTMVVWLLIFRAISIELPHYLSDSLWVHFWNIMLFVSSGLLIVILGAAMANVFRGVPLDQSGTFFEPLWTNFRIGTQTGILDWYTILSGITSAVILLHHGALWLIAKTDGTVQQRARRAASWFWDLTIGLTALTLIASYSVQPQAKASFTSHPWIMVLPAGAILALICSFFFRIKHRNMAAFLSSALFMYLVIFSGAAALYPNMLPGLNPEFSLTIYNASPPAEELNTALYWWIPGIVLVGIYFTILFRSLPKTISTASSEEH; encoded by the coding sequence ATGGAAACGGTTTGGTATATTCTGCTGCTCTTGATGATTTCCACTTATCTAGTCCTGGATGGGTTCGACCTGGGAATTGGTGTTCTGCATCTGTTTCTTGCCAAAAACCGGCCCGAACAGAAACAGATCATCCAGTCCATTGCCCCTGTCTGGGATGGAAATGAAGTCTGGCTGATTGCCGCCGGCGGAACCATGATGATGGCCTTTCCGGGATTTCTAAGTGCGCTGTTCAGCGGATTCTATCTCCCCCTGACAATGGTCGTCTGGCTCTTGATCTTCCGAGCCATCAGTATCGAACTGCCGCATTATCTGTCCGATTCTTTGTGGGTTCATTTCTGGAATATCATGCTGTTTGTCTCCAGCGGTTTGCTGATTGTCATTCTCGGAGCAGCCATGGCGAATGTGTTTCGCGGCGTTCCTCTGGATCAATCAGGGACGTTCTTCGAACCACTCTGGACCAATTTTCGAATTGGGACTCAAACAGGAATCCTGGACTGGTACACGATTTTAAGCGGCATCACCTCAGCTGTGATTCTTTTACATCACGGCGCGCTCTGGCTCATCGCGAAAACCGATGGGACCGTTCAGCAACGCGCCAGACGTGCTGCATCCTGGTTCTGGGATCTGACAATTGGACTGACCGCGCTGACGCTGATAGCCAGCTATTCAGTTCAGCCACAAGCGAAAGCAAGTTTCACATCCCATCCCTGGATCATGGTGCTCCCTGCCGGGGCGATTTTGGCTCTGATCTGTTCGTTCTTTTTTCGAATCAAACATCGGAATATGGCAGCATTTTTAAGCTCGGCCCTGTTCATGTATTTGGTCATTTTCAGCGGTGCAGCAGCGCTATATCCTAACATGCTGCCTGGCTTGAATCCGGAATTCAGCTTAACAATCTACAATGCGTCTCCTCCTGCTGAAGAGCTTAACACAGCGCTGTACTGGTGGATTCCCGGCATTGTACTGGTCGGCATTTACTTTACGATCCTGTTCCGCTCACTCCCCAAAACCATTTCGACAGCATCCTCTGAAGAGCATTAA
- a CDS encoding sulfotransferase family protein, with translation MTKRQENNSGSSQGPFCVWSGIGFTNFIKLMRLRPTIRWSGMFRLISSGFFSLSNSFFSLLENLIFSRRVNKTKLEPPVFIIGHWRSGTTLLHNLMSMDKQFIYPNMGAMLFPSHFLLTEPLLKQVVRRLLPKQRPMDNMPVTWDLPQEDETSIMLLHLMSPYLAIGFSDQPEVYERYYELDQLTPKEASLWKKNFIYFMKKLTFKAGGNKRVLLKSPTHTFRIPFLLKMFPDARFVYIYRNPYKVYNSTLHLRRTMFGDNGFAPLDMEKLEEDMAHIYENHLHVYERDRQTVPEGQLHEVRFEDLEADPVSELRRVYEHLNLDGFEELEKNMQPYLKDQKSYKKNKYEMDADQEKKIYERWQKAFEMFGYERLPSDALIKKECVTS, from the coding sequence ATGACTAAACGCCAGGAAAATAACAGTGGATCTTCTCAAGGCCCTTTTTGTGTCTGGTCTGGAATCGGATTCACGAACTTCATCAAGTTGATGAGACTACGGCCCACCATTCGCTGGTCTGGCATGTTTCGTTTGATTTCTTCAGGGTTCTTCAGCCTTTCGAATTCATTTTTCAGTTTGCTGGAAAACTTGATTTTCAGTCGGAGAGTTAACAAGACCAAACTGGAACCGCCGGTTTTCATCATTGGGCATTGGCGAAGTGGTACCACTTTGCTTCATAATCTGATGTCGATGGATAAACAGTTCATCTATCCTAATATGGGAGCCATGCTGTTTCCTTCTCATTTTCTACTCACCGAGCCTCTGCTGAAACAGGTCGTGCGGCGTTTGTTGCCGAAGCAGCGTCCCATGGACAACATGCCGGTCACCTGGGATTTACCACAGGAAGATGAGACGTCGATCATGCTGCTGCATTTGATGTCTCCTTACCTGGCAATCGGCTTCAGCGATCAGCCGGAGGTTTATGAGCGTTATTACGAGCTGGATCAATTGACTCCCAAGGAAGCTTCGCTCTGGAAAAAAAACTTTATCTATTTCATGAAGAAGCTGACGTTTAAAGCCGGTGGAAATAAGCGTGTGTTGCTGAAGTCTCCAACGCATACATTTCGGATTCCGTTTCTGCTGAAAATGTTTCCCGATGCCCGCTTCGTTTATATCTATCGAAACCCGTACAAGGTTTATAATTCCACACTGCATCTGCGTCGGACCATGTTTGGCGACAATGGGTTTGCTCCTCTTGATATGGAAAAATTAGAAGAGGACATGGCTCATATTTATGAGAATCATTTGCACGTTTACGAGCGTGATCGCCAGACTGTGCCGGAAGGTCAACTGCATGAGGTTCGCTTTGAAGATCTCGAAGCTGACCCCGTAAGTGAGCTGCGAAGAGTTTACGAGCACTTGAATCTCGATGGATTTGAAGAGTTAGAAAAGAACATGCAGCCGTATTTGAAGGATCAAAAATCCTACAAGAAGAACAAATACGAAATGGACGCTGACCAGGAGAAGAAAATCTACGAACGCTGGCAAAAAGCATTCGAGATGTTCGGTTATGAGCGGTTACCTTCTGATGCGTTGATTAAAAAAGAGTGTGTCACTTCCTAG
- the xylB gene encoding xylulokinase — protein sequence MAVFLGVDIGTSGTKTLAMQEDGTILSSATVEYPLYSPHPGWSEQDPEDWWQATIKSVRKVLKAGKIKPADVKGIGLSGQMHGSVFLNKKHEVIRPALLWNDQRTAAECTEIEERAGGRKKLIRMVANPALTGFTAPKILWLRNHEPKNFDKTVQVLLPKDYVRFRLTGEFATEVSDASGTLLLNVKQRKWSQPLLSKLELDAGLLPEVYESEDVSGHLTEDAARLLGLSKGVAVVGGGGDQAAGAVGNGIVKKGAISATMGTSGVVFAHSDEVQIDPEGRAHTFCHAVRDKWHVMGVVLSAGGSLQWYRNQLCEQQVALAKRQKVDPYQLITEQAAEAPAGSEGLFFLPYLTGERTPHADPDARAAWIGLSLRHGRAHLSRAVIEGATYAMRDSLEIIKELNIPVKEIRLSGGGARSEFWRQMQADIYGQKVVTINAEEGPAYGVALLAAAGTGAYKDVVEACGATIRVVESTNVNPKNKKVYNQSYPVFQGLYSSLKADFQEIRSLVD from the coding sequence ATGGCCGTTTTTCTGGGTGTGGATATTGGAACGAGTGGTACGAAAACGCTGGCAATGCAGGAAGACGGAACCATTCTTTCTTCGGCAACGGTTGAGTATCCGCTTTACAGCCCTCATCCTGGCTGGTCGGAACAGGATCCGGAAGACTGGTGGCAGGCGACGATCAAGAGTGTGCGTAAGGTTTTGAAAGCGGGAAAGATTAAGCCTGCAGATGTGAAAGGGATTGGCCTGAGCGGTCAGATGCATGGAAGTGTGTTTCTCAACAAGAAGCACGAAGTCATCCGGCCTGCTTTGCTCTGGAATGATCAGCGGACAGCTGCGGAATGTACTGAGATTGAGGAGCGTGCCGGCGGTCGGAAGAAACTGATCCGCATGGTGGCGAATCCTGCGTTAACCGGTTTTACAGCTCCTAAGATTCTCTGGCTGCGGAATCACGAACCGAAAAACTTTGATAAGACCGTTCAGGTATTGCTGCCGAAAGACTATGTTCGCTTTCGACTGACGGGCGAATTTGCGACCGAGGTCAGTGACGCATCGGGAACGTTACTGCTGAATGTCAAACAGAGAAAATGGAGCCAACCGTTGTTGAGTAAACTGGAACTGGATGCCGGTCTGCTGCCGGAAGTTTATGAATCAGAAGATGTCAGTGGTCATTTAACTGAAGACGCCGCTCGTCTGTTGGGGCTTTCCAAAGGGGTGGCGGTCGTTGGTGGCGGTGGTGATCAGGCCGCCGGTGCGGTAGGCAATGGAATTGTCAAAAAAGGGGCGATCTCAGCGACGATGGGAACGAGCGGAGTTGTATTTGCTCATAGCGATGAAGTGCAGATCGATCCGGAAGGACGCGCTCATACATTCTGTCACGCGGTTCGAGACAAGTGGCATGTGATGGGCGTGGTGCTTTCTGCCGGCGGCAGCCTGCAGTGGTATCGGAATCAACTTTGCGAACAGCAGGTCGCGCTCGCGAAACGACAGAAAGTGGACCCGTATCAACTGATTACCGAACAGGCAGCCGAGGCGCCTGCAGGAAGCGAAGGTTTATTTTTCCTGCCGTATCTGACCGGGGAGCGGACACCACATGCGGATCCCGATGCACGGGCTGCCTGGATCGGTTTGAGCCTGAGACACGGTCGTGCTCACTTGAGTCGCGCTGTGATCGAAGGGGCAACATATGCGATGCGTGACTCTCTAGAAATCATCAAGGAACTGAATATCCCGGTGAAAGAGATCCGACTATCTGGTGGTGGCGCACGAAGCGAATTCTGGCGGCAGATGCAAGCTGATATCTATGGTCAAAAAGTGGTGACAATTAACGCCGAAGAAGGCCCGGCGTATGGGGTTGCGTTGCTGGCTGCTGCCGGGACCGGGGCCTATAAGGATGTGGTGGAAGCCTGCGGTGCCACGATTCGCGTTGTAGAAAGTACGAACGTAAACCCTAAAAACAAAAAAGTATACAACCAGTCCTACCCTGTTTTTCAAGGCTTGTATTCATCGCTGAAAGCCGATTTTCAGGAGATCAGAAGCTTAGTCGACTAG
- a CDS encoding 3-keto-disaccharide hydrolase, giving the protein MTGLRKGFHILIVVLFLGTAYHTYGNLVEEYKNGLIWKEPTVVTANPNQPPSDAIVLFDGKNLDQWKGGDKWKIKDGYAITTAQDIETKQSFGDCQLHLEWATPEKIEGKGQGRGNSGVFLMGKYEVQILDSYQNKTYFDGQAGSIYKQYPPMVNVCRKPGEWQTYDIIFNAPRFNVYGQLVKPAYVTVIQNGVVVQNHTELQGATFYHQPPFYTAHEEKLPIQLQFHRNDTRFRNIWVREIAEVQPIGCVCPE; this is encoded by the coding sequence ATGACAGGCTTGCGCAAGGGTTTTCATATTCTAATCGTAGTCCTCTTTCTGGGAACTGCTTATCACACCTATGGAAATCTGGTGGAAGAATATAAGAATGGTTTGATCTGGAAAGAGCCGACCGTGGTGACCGCGAATCCCAATCAGCCGCCATCCGATGCGATTGTGCTGTTTGATGGAAAGAATCTGGATCAGTGGAAAGGCGGCGATAAATGGAAAATTAAGGATGGGTATGCAATTACCACTGCTCAGGACATCGAAACGAAGCAGTCCTTTGGCGATTGCCAGTTGCATCTGGAATGGGCGACTCCCGAAAAAATTGAAGGCAAAGGACAGGGACGCGGAAATAGTGGTGTCTTTCTGATGGGAAAATACGAAGTTCAGATTCTCGATTCGTATCAGAACAAAACCTACTTTGACGGTCAGGCTGGTTCAATTTATAAACAGTACCCACCGATGGTCAATGTCTGTCGCAAGCCGGGAGAATGGCAGACTTATGATATCATTTTCAACGCCCCCCGGTTTAATGTGTATGGACAACTCGTTAAACCAGCATATGTCACCGTGATCCAGAATGGTGTTGTTGTGCAAAATCATACGGAACTGCAAGGTGCTACCTTTTATCATCAGCCACCATTTTATACTGCTCATGAAGAGAAGCTGCCGATTCAACTGCAGTTTCATCGAAATGATACCCGGTTCCGTAACATTTGGGTTCGTGAAATTGCCGAAGTCCAGCCCATTGGTTGTGTCTGCCCAGAGTAA
- a CDS encoding SDR family oxidoreductase, with translation MRFKNRAVIVTGGSKGIGEGCSRVFCEEGGMVAILARGMKAGQDLARELNEKGPGKAIFVQCDVGQHEQILSAVELVVEQFGRLDCIINNAGVHPPAMSLEETSIEEMEELMRVNFLSTFAGAKYALPHLRKTKGTIINMSSMTAVLGQHHSTAYCSTKGAQVSFTKSLAIELGEAGVRVNAILPSNIDTPLMRDWAESLPDPETALKRVSDLQVFKRMGTIEEMGRLALFLATDDSSFLTGQALEAEGGASLDY, from the coding sequence ATGAGATTTAAAAATCGCGCCGTGATTGTAACCGGTGGCAGCAAAGGGATTGGTGAAGGCTGCTCGCGTGTGTTTTGTGAAGAAGGCGGCATGGTCGCGATCCTGGCACGAGGCATGAAAGCGGGTCAGGATTTAGCTCGTGAGCTCAATGAGAAAGGTCCGGGCAAAGCGATCTTTGTTCAATGTGATGTCGGTCAGCATGAACAGATTTTATCTGCGGTTGAGCTGGTTGTGGAACAGTTCGGCCGATTGGATTGCATCATCAACAATGCCGGAGTTCATCCGCCGGCAATGTCGCTGGAAGAAACAAGCATCGAAGAAATGGAAGAGTTGATGCGTGTGAACTTTCTCAGCACGTTTGCCGGTGCGAAGTATGCATTGCCGCATTTACGAAAAACCAAAGGGACGATTATTAATATGTCGTCGATGACGGCGGTGTTGGGGCAGCATCATTCGACCGCCTATTGTTCGACCAAAGGAGCTCAGGTCAGCTTTACAAAATCACTGGCGATTGAACTGGGCGAAGCAGGTGTCCGAGTGAATGCGATCCTGCCTAGTAATATTGATACGCCGTTGATGCGGGACTGGGCGGAATCACTGCCCGATCCGGAGACGGCTTTGAAACGTGTTTCTGATCTTCAGGTTTTCAAACGCATGGGGACGATTGAAGAAATGGGGCGTCTGGCACTATTCCTGGCGACTGACGATTCGAGCTTTTTGACGGGACAGGCCCTCGAAGCCGAAGGGGGCGCCAGCCTCGACTATTGA